The Humulus lupulus chromosome 4, drHumLupu1.1, whole genome shotgun sequence genome has a window encoding:
- the LOC133832877 gene encoding uncharacterized protein LOC133832877: MGRHKKTAHKPGPRSSPIVSSTVKNLHEGVEEKTKSWANEAEEKDFQELAKEKWSKFQDSFAAQGGAWLKYEEPLVREGKLIAQVDKEEIEVEASFWQSAMLGIERIARINAGHTLVKFRDEATRDMVLEAGVVHFDRKPVLLRPWSTDLDKMRLVKSVPVWIRLPDLGLQYWGLKSLSALVSTIGKPMMMDKVTKDKSMVKFVRVLVDEAVWKPKQKVTSTDKGEPRGSFDLCDPVNEARSKDSHQLVAGKDAQKAGRGEQLAVKGDLKAGKTTQTVAVKEASCSMTGQENQIEASKKSVFLETKLKSNKVEEMMKNVFFGWNWYSSLAVEGRILLVWKDDIVNVNVTQEMDQLINCEVKIKGVFQKVCLSFVMVETQWRRGKVFGLN; encoded by the exons atGGGGAGGCATAAGAAAACTGCTCATAAGCCTGGTCCCAGATCATCTCCGATTGTGAGTAGCACAGTCAAGAATCTTCATGAAGGAGTGGAGGAAAAGACGAA GTCGTGGGCAAATGAAGCAGAGGAGAAAGATTTCCAGGAATTAGCTAAGGAAAAGTGGTCCAAGTTTCAGGATTCTTTTGCAGCTCAGGGTGGTGCTTGGCTTAAATATGAGGAACCCCTGGTCCGAGAAGGGAAGTTGATAGCTCAAGTAGATAAGGAGGAGATAGAAGTGGAAGCATCCTTTTGGCAATCAGCTATG TTGGGAATAGAGAGAATTGCTCGTATAAATGCGGGTCATACTCTAGTCAAATTTAGGGATGAAGCTACTCGAGATATGGTCTTGGAAGCAGGAGTAGTTCACTTTGACAGAAAACCTGTTTTACTGAGGCCTTGGTCGACAGATCTAGATAAGATGAGGTTGGTGAAATCAGTTCCGGTTTGGATTCGACTACCAGACTTGGGTCTCCAGTATTGGGGTCTTAAAAGTCTGAGTGCTCTTGTTAGCACAATAGGTAAGCCTATGATGATGGATAAGGTTACTAAGGATAAGTCAATGGTGAAATTTGTTAGAGTTCTTGTGGAT GAGGCAGTCTGGAAGCCAAAGCAGAAGGTTACTAGTACTGATAAAGGGGAACCTAGGGGATCTTTTGATCTGTGTGATCCAGTTAATGAGGCTAGGTCAAAGGATTCTCACCAGTTGGTAGCTGGAAAGGATGCTCAGAAGGCTGGTAGGGGTGAACAGTTGGCTGTTAAGGGAGATTTGAAGGCTGGAAAGACAACACAGACTGTTGCAGTTAAGGAAGCAAGTTGTTCCATGACAGGGCAG GAGAATCAGATAGAGGCTTCAAAGAAGA GTGTTTTTCTTGAAACTAAATTGAAAAGTAATAAGGTTGAGGAGATGATGAAGAATGTCTTTTTTGGTTGGAATTGGTATAGTAGTCTAGCTGTGGAAGGAAGAATATTGTTAGTTTGGAAAGATGATATAGTTAATGTTAATGTTACTCAGGAAATGGACCAGCTTATAAATTGTGAAGTGAAGATCAAGGGAGTTTTTCAAAAAGTTTGCTTGTCTTTTGTGATGGTAGAAACTCAGTGGAGGAGAGGAAAGGTCTTTGGTCTCAATTAG